In Podarcis muralis chromosome 7, rPodMur119.hap1.1, whole genome shotgun sequence, the genomic stretch gcagatttccaaagaatagcaaggagagacaagaaggccttcttaaacgagcaatgcaaagaaatagaggaaaacaacagaatgggaagaaccagagatctgttcaagaaaattggagatatgaaaggaacattttgtacaaagattaccataataaaggacaaaagtggtaaggacctaacagaagcagaagacatcaagaagaggtggcaagaatacacagaagaattataccagaaagatatggatggctcgtacaccccaggtagtgtggttgctgaccttgagccagacatcctggagagtgaagtcaaatgggccttagaaagcactgcaaataacaaggccagtggaagtgatgatattccagctgaactatttaaaattttaaaagatgatgctgttaaggtgctacactcaatatgccagcaagtttggaaaactcagcagtggccagaggattggaaaagatcagtctacatcccaatcccaaagaagggcaatgccaaagaatgctccaactaccgcacaattgcactcatttcacacactagcaaggttatgcttaaaattatacaaggcaggcttaagcaataTGTGGacggagaactcccagaagtccaagctggattttgaaggggcagaggaaccagagaccaaattgcaaacatgcgctggattatggagaaagctagagagttccagaaagacatctacttctgcttcattgactatgcaaaagcctttgactgtgttgaccacagcaaactatggcaagttcttaaagaaatgggagtgcctgatcacctcatctgtctcctgagaaatctctatgtgggacgaGAAGCTAcggttagaactggatatggaacaactgattggttcaaaattgggaaaggagtacggcaaggctgtatattgtctccctgcttatttaacttatatgcagaattcatcatgcgaaaggctgggctggatgaatcccaagacggaattaagattgctggaagaaatatcaacaacctcagatatgcagatgacacaaccttgatggcagaaagtgaggaagaattaaagaaccttttaatgagggtgaaagaggagagcgcaaaatatggtctgaagctcaacatcaaaaaaacgaagatcatggccactggacccatcacctcctggcaaatagaaggggaagaaatggaggcaatgagagattttactttcttgggctccatgatcactgcagatggtgacagcagtcacgaaattaaaagacgcctgctccttgggagaaaggcgatggcaaacctcgacaacatcttaaaaagcagagacatcaccttgccaacaaaggtccgtatagtaaaagccatggttttcccagtagtgatgtatggaagtgagagctggaccataaagaaggctgatcgccgaagaattgatgcttttgaattatggtgctggaggagactcttgagagtcccatggactgcaagaagatcaaacgcatccattcttaaggaaatcagccctgagtgctcactggaaggacagatcctgaagctgaggctccagtactttggagatgagaagagaagactccctggagaagacactgatgctgggaaagatggagggcacaaggagaaggggcgacagaggatggttggatagtgttttcgaggttaccagcatgagtttgaccaaactgcgggaggtagtggaggacagaggtgcctggtgtgctctggtccatggggtcacgaagagtcggacacgactaaacgactaaacaacaacaatgtactaTTGGAAACACCTTAAAGCTGGTATAAGTtcacatgtatttatttttgcctgctttaaatattgatttttgtgtgtctgctggtttattatatatcttttttctctttgttccgcTATGTATCAGGGTGgggagacataataataataataataataataataataataataataataatcctttgcTCGTCCAAATAagcttttttcatttatttattgacgCCACTAAGTCTTTGAACTGAAGAGATTTCTCCAGTTTCAAGCctcatttcatgctctttatgagCCAAGTCCAAACCCTCCTGCAGTTCAGACCCAGCTTAGGATGTGTTTGGTTCAGCATGATTCCAACCAGCTCatactccttccttccctttcccaccaAAATGTACCTGACTGTGAGAGCAGAGGCGAATTAGATTAGGAGGGCCATGCCCAGCCCTAGAGGTTGGAATGCGGGGTCCAGGCCCACCAGAAACCAGCGGAGAACTCCATAGTTCCAAATGGAAGCACCTGCCTAGCTTCTGCTGCGGCCAGATTGGGATGAGAAGGGGCAGAAGGGGTCATGCGTGGCTGGGTGCTTCTTGCTGGAGACCATTGAACTGaagtgagctgctttgggggccaacctgcactgctgcctcttccttttctggctgtcaaagcctcgacgacctgcgctgcagcctctgcttcttctggctgtcaaagcctcgacggcCTGCGCTGATGtctctgccccttctggctgtcaaagcctcgatgacctgcgctgcagcctctgcctcttctggctgtcaaagcctcgatgacctgcgctgctgccgctgctccttCTGGCCGTCAAAGCCTCGACATCCTGCGCTGCTGCATCTTATGgggatgctttgacagccagaaaaggaagaggcagcagcgcaggtcgtcgagtctttgacagccagacgaggcagaggcagcagcacaggtcatcgaggctttgacagccagaagaagcagaggctgcagcgcaggttgtcgaggctttgacagccagaaggggcagcggcagcagagcagcctgccttgatttcagcaaggcatttgacaaggtgccccatgatatccttgtaaagaagctggtaaaatgcggacttgactatgctaccactcagtggatttgtaactggctgactgaccgaacgaacccaaagggtgctcatcaatggttcctcttcatcctggagaagagtgactagtggggtgccacagggttctgtcttgggcccggtcttattcaacatctttatcaacgacttggatgatggactcaagggcatcctgatcaaatttgcagatgacaccaaactgggaggggtggctaacaccccagaggacaggatcacacttcaaaacgaccttgacagattagagaactgggccaaaacaaacaagatgaactttaacagggagaaatgtaaagtattgcacttgggcaaaaaaaatgagaggcacaaatacaagatgggggacacctggcttgagagctgtacatgtgaaaaggatctaggagtcttggttgaccacaaacttgacatgagccggcagctaaaaaagccaatgcaattctgggctgcatcaataggagtatagcatctagatcaagggaagtaatagtgccactgtattctgctctggtcagacctcacctggagtactgtgtccagttctgggcaccacagttcaagaaggacactgacaaactggaacgtgtccagaggagggcaaccaaaatggtcaaaggcctggaaacgattccttatgaggaacggctaagggagctgggcatgtttagcctggagaagaggaggttaaggggtgatatgatagccatgttcaaatatataaaaggatgtcatatagaggagggagaaaggttgttttctgctgctccagagaagcggacacggagcaatggatccaaactacaagaaagaagattccacctaaacattaggaagaacttcctgacagtaagagctgttcaacagtggaatttgctgccaaggagtgtggtggtgtctccttctttggaggtctttaagcagaggcttgacaaccatatgtcaggagtgctctgatggtgtttcctgcttggcagggggttggactcgatggcccttgtggtctattccaactctaggattctatgattctaggtggatcaaaataattgcaggggtgtgtctggtatggtgttttgttataatggttgtccatttgaatggaagtcccagacacaaaccattatttgtctctccacaacagagagtGAATTACGTGGATGcattcaggccactcgtgatgtggaatggtatctgcaagtatttgcagacctacagatgaaagtaacactaccagtaagagtttaccttgattcccagagcggACTCGCTATCCTGttttcagagaccaatacgcagcgcactagagtcttaaggttacgtttacagtttgtaaagaaactaattgctgacgaaatgattgtatttgaatatgttccaggTGACAATCCAATTGCAGACATTTTtactaaagcacttccaaaggttacacatgaaagacatgtacaaaatatgctttatgtttttgttccacaatgatgaaccgcaggggaaatgttgaatggtttctttaaatgtaaaggttcatcattgttccaccagttgtgtatgtctttaaggggccagagcaaaataacgagacccagctttacagctgtgaaacatagcaggtgctgagTTGttttgattaagctgtgtcagcatttgggtatagtatataaggagcagcacctagctctcccattaccctgggggatgggttggtggttgggtcatggttgtttgttgttgtctttagtgtaaatggagtttttgtttttgttattaaaaccttgtttaagttatttttgagtcccattttaatgcatggtctccccagcaagctctctgcagtgctactatactgcaaatagctaacactggcacctctcaggtggggagGTGACTTCATGGTGagtcctggcacctctttttctagaaaaatagcactggctggcACCTTCCCCTGGGATGGCCATGCCATACAGCTTTCATCTATTTCACACCTGAACTTTCCAACACAATACAATTTGAAATTGCAGCGTTAAGCCTTGGTCACTCACATCAAAGTCCAAATGCTCGGAGACATATTTCATGAGTACGTTGGTGGTCTTGACTGCTCTTTGCCTCTCACTGATTTTTGTGGAGTCAATCCAGCCATTTGTGTGCTGCGAGAGAGAAATCATCGTCATCACATGGAAGGACAACCCTTAATCCAGGTTTGCAAATTCACAAAGCTTCATAGAGGGGACAAATTGCaaaaaggggttgttttgtaaAGGAGAAAGTTTGCtgcaatttgtttattattattattattattattattattattattattattatttattaataccccacctttttcccagACAGGGACTcgaggcagcttacaaacaaaacaagaacaactaAAGACACAGAAAAAAGAAGCCATAAAAAAAAGCATTAGTAGAATTAGATATTAATTGGCTcttgggttgcttttgttttattatgcattttctgttctgattttgtatttttatgttgtgaaccgccctgcaatctgtcatttgtgtgtttgtgtgtgtgataattaCAACAATACAACATACACCTCACCACAGCCATAGCAATGGAATGCAGGAAGCATCCTTAGACCAAGCCCAGCCATTGATCCACAGGTACTGAGGACTGGCAGTTGGCCCTTTGGCCTTtcaggcagagagccttttcccagccccacctggagatgctggggactgaaccggGGAATTtgggcatgcaagacagatgctctgcccCGAGCCACGGCCCTTCCCCATACACCATCAGCAGAGGACATATCTTGTGTGCCTTGCACAAGCATTGCTAGCAGAACAGAGGCCCACTTGACCATCAGCACCCACAACCAGCGAGTTGGCCACAGATGCCCCCCGTGCAATCATTTCAAGAGGGTCTGTCCTCCGGCATGggagctgctgcttccccctgctCTGACACCTTGGGCGCTCCCTTACCACTAATATCTCCTGCAGCGTCTCCAGAGAGGGGGCCTCCGACAGCAAGCTGGTGAGCATGTTGAGCCAGATGTAGATGGTCTCTTGAAAGCAGTCctggaaggagagaagcaaaagcACTTAGAAGCTGAAGACCCCCATGGAAATCCCACATGCTCTGGAGCCTTCTAGTCCAAATTCGTAACAAAGCTTATGCAGGGGTTCAAGCAAGGCACACAAAGAGTCATAAACAGCAAACGTTTCTTTATGTATGTAAGGTTACAGGTCATGCGATATAAAGATACAGGACTCCACAGTGGGCTCAACTTCCTTGGGGTGttccaaggcagagggccttcttggtggtggggcCCACcacgtggaacaccctcctatcagatgtcagagagatacaTCATTATACTTccgtctgaagacatctgaaggcagccctgcatagggaagttttaaatatttgatgtctggctgtgttttaatttgttggaagccgcccagagtggctggagtaacccagtcagatgggcagcatataaacaaactaggaaacaaataaaattaaatgcagcGTAGGAGGGAGGCATGAGAGTCACAAAATGCAGGCATGCAGGAATCATTCGTGGATGCATTCTAGCCAAAggtgaaatgcaataaatatggaAACATGATTAAAATCAAAAATATACACCCCAAGTCTCTGGCTGTTACATCATTGTGATGGGTCAAGTGTCTCGGGCAGCATTCTTTGCAGCTTACACAGCTCAGACTCTTTGccctcaaatcctttaacccgGCAACCCCATTTTCCTCCAGAAGCAGAAGGTCCAGTCACCTGGCTCTGTGTTGCTGGCACGGAGCTCCCGGCTTTGACCTTCGTAACCTGCAATGATGGCAATTGGAAGACCTTCCTGATGGTTTTCTGTAGTGGCTGAGACCGGAGCAGGGGGTCCATGCGTGGTCTCAAGGCActgaaaagagaaagaaggggagaggaaaggatcaGCACCCAGCAGTCCCTAAACCTGGTGAAGAAATATGTACTGTGTCTGGCCGTACTTACGTCATGCAAATGATGGTTTCCATCGCTTGATGTACGATGGTGAGCGATGCCAGCGGTTCCTCTTTGATAACCTCCTGTGGTGGGGAAGCACACAGCATGTCAGGGAACTGGAGGCGCCatccctgccaccaccacaccAAGCCCTGAGGTGTGCTCTCTATCCAGCCCACTTGACAACTTCTTTGCAATTGGCAAGTGGGTCCTCCTAGGGGAGAAGAGTGGGCTTTCTGGATCTGGGAATAAGATCCCTTTTTCTCCTGGGCAGAGCTCTACCGCATAAGAACAGCATAAGATCAGCCTTCTGgaccaggccaagggcccatcaagtccagcatcctcagcactctcactgtggccaaccagacgtctgtgagaaaccagggagcagaccatgagcccaagagccctctccccgcctgtggcttccagcaactatattcagaaacattgcttccttcctctgtggaggttgaacatagcaatcatggctgggagccatcgacagccctctcctcctgggaGAGCCTAGCCGCTTTTACTTAGGCGCTGGTGACATCCTGCTGAGGTTGCCACAGTGTAGGGCTGCCTTTCAAGAGGGTTTGGAAACTTGAGCTGGAGCAGAACGTGACCACCCAGAAATGGTTTGGGGCCAGATGCTCAGAACATGCAACCCAGAGCTAGACCTACAcagctatttttaagaaaaaaacgcTCTGAAAAGAAACCCCAGGagatccccctctttttttcttttatactcACTATGATGCAGAAGGTGAGCTCCTCTTTGTGGGGGAAGGTGACATATCCCACATTCGATTGCACAAGCGCCTTGGTTGTTAGAGTTGCTGCCTTCATAAAGCTCTTCTTCAAAGTCTGGTTCTGAAAGGAGAAAGGATTTTATAAAATTGAGTTTGAATCAAAATCACAAGGAAACATAAAGCCacactgaccctaaccctaattctaatCCTTCCCTAACACTAACCCAATCCAAAAATTAACCCTAACCCATAAATGTTCTTGTTAGATagttaaattcatgttaaattgctgttttagggtttcttttaaaaaggtctggaacggattaatccattttgcattactttctatgggaaagcgtgccttggtttggaacgctttggtttcagaatggattaagtttgagaaccaaggtaccactgtaatgccccaTTTGGTCCTAAGTGTGGAGCCAGTATACACCCCAGTCTACAACCCTTCGGTGGATGAAGCCAGAGACCCTGCCCTAAGGCACAGTCTGAAGGCATGTGGTGCAAGGACCTTGACGGAGCTCAGGAGGTCTGCTCAGTGCCTGGATGGTGACCACGGGGGAAATGGTTGCACACCTCCTGGAGGCGTATgacaggagaaaggcaggatataccgtatttttttgtgtataagacaccccctattttgggggactccaaattaagaaaatgggggaaggattgcccagagttgctgagcttttgggggggggaggattagccacagttgttcagctatttgggggaggggattccAAAAATTGCTCACCCGCTGGACCTATGCTGCCACTCACACACGTCGCAAAACCCACCTATTGTCTGTCCCTTGCCGGCAGAAACCGCCAATCGCCTTCCCAATTTCCGCAGCGACAGCCAGTCAACACcaccccttgccgcagccaccaataacaccaataaccaccagaaggccctcggcgctggatctcagtgtccaggctgaacgatgggggtggagaggctccttcaggtatactggtctgaggccgtttagggctttaacactttgaattgtgcccggaaacgtactgggagccaatgcagatctctcagaaccagtgttatgtggtcccggcggccgctcccagtcaccagtctacctgctgcattctggattaattgcagtttctgggtcaccttcaaaggtagcctcacgtagagcgtgttgcagtagtccaagcgggagataactagagcatgcaccactctagtgagacagtccgtgggcagggagggtctcagcctgcgtaccaggtggagttggtagacagctgccctggatacagaattaacctgcacctccatggacagctgtgagtccaaaatgactcccaggctgcgcacctggtccttcaggggcacagttaccccattcaggaccagggaatcccccacatctgcccgccccctgtcccacaaaaaaagtacttctgtcttgtcaggattcaacctcaatctgttagccaccatccatcctccaaccgcctccaggcactcacacaggaccttcaccgccttcactggttctgatttaaaggagaggtagagctgggtgtcatctgcatactgatgaacacccagcccaaaccccctgatgatctctcccagcggcttcatatagatattaaaaagcatgggggagaggacggaaccctgaggcaccccacaagtgagagcccagggatctGAACAATCattccccaacaccactttctgaacacggcccaggagaaaggagcggaaccaccgtataacagtgcccccagctcccagcccctctagacggtccagaaggatgttatggtcgatggtgtcaaaggccgctgacagatccagcagaactaggaaacagctcttacctttgtctttagcccgccggagatcatcaaccagcgcgaccaaggcagtttcagtcccgtggtgaggcctgaatcccgattcgaagggatccaaatggtctgcatcctccaggcgtgcttggagttgttcggcaaccacctgctcaatcaccttgcccaagaatggtaaatttgagacagggcgatagttggccaaactggctgggtctaaagatgtttttttaagaagcggtttaatgaccgcctttttctgcgggtctgggaaggctccctcacagagagaagcattcaccaccccgcagagcccattggCCAGctcttcccggcttgcttttatcagccaggatgggcaaggatcaaggagacaggtggtcggtttcacttgtccaagcagcctgtccacatcctcagaggtaacagattggaattgatcccatgtaacaggactagacagaactctagcactctcccgccctggccctgctcccacagtggagtctacctccttctgaatctgagtgactttatctgcataAAActatgcaaaagcattgcaggagatcttgggatccctaccaggccccggtggtgcaggtggttccgatagattgcgaacc encodes the following:
- the LOC144328346 gene encoding maestro heat-like repeat-containing protein family member 7, which encodes MKAATLTTKALVQSNVGYVTFPHKEELTFCIIEVIKEEPLASLTIVHQAMETIICMTALRPRMDPLLRSQPLQKTIRKVFQLPSLQVTKVKAGSSVPATQSQDCFQETIYIWLNMLTSLLSEAPSLETLQEILVHTNGWIDSTKISERQRAVKTTNVLMKYVSEHLDFDVSDQGLTLQFQIVLCWKVQV